A genomic window from Diospyros lotus cultivar Yz01 chromosome 2, ASM1463336v1, whole genome shotgun sequence includes:
- the LOC127794974 gene encoding LOB domain-containing protein 27-like yields the protein MTLKGGTSQACAACKYQRRRCSSECPLAPYFPPDQPKMFQNAHRLFGVSNIRKILEHIDPSQKMEAMRSIICQANIRERFPVHGCCYVIRQLEYLIHLAEEELHAVHAQLAIYRQNNQQHEISCSPNESTSKLQLGMGPRLCLFHQEAPHPQAFDPVLALPIESHNSYTNGTSVPYNPGFLDKDNMADSFWFQRSYSDGNNNSSNIVQDTIAMQSQLEVSEQLSIQQDPAQEYDEMHPFFDTTIDDRQSYIDSKEPYDSSSDSSLKDTTDSIMNVTENELKSAAACFSLTSVN from the exons ATGACCCTCAAGGGTGGGACGAGCCAAGCCTGCGCCGCGTGCAAGTACCAGAGGAGAAGGTGCTCCTCAGAGTGTCCACTGGCACCATACTTCCCTCCGGATCAGCCCAAGATGTTCCAGAATGCGCACAGGCTGTTTGGGGTGAGCAACATAAGGAAAATACTGGAGCATATCGATCCCAGTCAGAAGATGGAGGCCATGAGGTCCATCATCTGTCAGGCAAACATCCGAGAGAGGTTCCCTGTGCATGGCTGTTGTTACGTGATTCGTCAGCTCGAGTACCTGATACACCTGGCCGAGGAAGAGCTCCATGCAGTTCATGCACAGCTAGCAATATACAGACAGAATAATCAGCAGCACGAAATTTCATGTTCTCCTAATGAATCAACGTCAAAATTACAGCTAGGAATGGGGCCACGCCTCTGCCTCTTCCACCAGGAGGCTCCCCATCCCCAAGCTTTCGATCCTGTTTTGGCATTGCCAATTGAATCACATAATTCTTACACAAACGGCACCAGCGTACCCTACAATCCTGGCTTCCTTGATAAGGACAATATGGCCGATTCTTTTTGGTTTCAGCGGTCATATAGCGATGGCAACAATAACAGCAGCAATATTGTTCAAGATACAATAGCAATGCAATCACAATTGGAAGTCTCAGAACAACTATCTATCCAACAGGATCCCGCTCAAGAATATGATGAGATGCATCCGTTCTTTGACACGACAATAGATGACAGACAGTCTTATATTGACTCCAAGGAGCCCTATGATTCAAG TTCGGACTCATCACTTAAAGATACAACGGACTCCATCATGAATGTGACTGAAAATGAGTTAAAAAGTGCAGCTGCCTGCTTTAGTCTTACCAGTGTCAACTGA